A section of the Meles meles chromosome 8, mMelMel3.1 paternal haplotype, whole genome shotgun sequence genome encodes:
- the FDXACB1 gene encoding ferredoxin-fold anticodon-binding domain-containing protein 1, translating into MAPRRLLLVGEGNFSFAAALSETLDASTHVTATCLQRSADVAGNPVAQENLRRLRERGTEVRFGVDCTQLADAFKPQRREFDRIYFNFPHCGRKAGVVKNRELLAKFFQSCKDVLANEGEVHVALCRGQGGTPADKPRREWHNSWQVVAMAALGGFILSDVHPFGCEAVPGYKCTGYRSQDKPFHVEGALNHIFTRSLPFGGSQPRIFRIRLGDRWFSFPEPEALVGKLNRGFLEAPSCHPIKTINEKLIAELGKAFPLKRLKCSFALLPEGSPSVLTSWNCDSLSAAFWISLCEDNSNSESLTSGTTQDVEDFLELFSEFSLLKDSGRDGKQEAHEEICGQTKVCLRPSLLVHVQAVIQAPDFLPGSLHVLSGPVFRKCHILPFTMPAFHETLFILGFNKNLKDSYLPSLLDHLKGTLDRLLTQTLLEGSKLSSSVEFVFQPNGKDYIIKVRSHNFGSDCAKDLIIGSVSTSATSIVHKDQCFMFVSVNLDLLAMLVWGISDWRMLWTFDHRFLKHFVPGKIESFKSYSLYPPCYVHDISFWLDEKKGFDEIEFHTVARAVSQDTVISIQFLSSFQHPETQQVSLCYRLTYQTCDKALTQQQVASMQSQFRKEIQQRLHVTPR; encoded by the exons ATGGCCCCTCGGCGCCTCCTGTTGGTTGGAGAGGGTAATTTCTCCTTCGCCGCAGCTCTGAGCGAGACCCTGGATGCGAGCACCCATGTAACCGCCACCTGCCTCCAGCGCTCCGCCGACGTGGCCGGGAATCCGGTGGCCCAGGAGAATCTGCGGCGCCTGCGCGAGCGAG GTACTGAGGTACGTTTTGGTGTGGACTGCACCCAGCTGGCAGATGCCTTCAAACCGCAGCGTAGGGAGTTTGAtcgaatttattttaattttccgcACTGTGGACGAAAAGCCGGAGTAGTTAAGAACCGGGAACTGCTTGCCAAGTTTTTCCAGAG CTGTAAAGATGTTCTTGCAAATGAAGGAGAAGTCCATGTGGCGTTGTGCAGAGGACAAGGTGGGACTCCTGCTGATAAACCCAGGAGAGAATGGCACAACAGCTGGCAAGTGGTTGCCATGGCAGCTCTGGGGGGATTCATTTTAAGTGACGTGCATCCCTTCGGCTGTGAGGCTGTGCCAGGGTACAAGTGCACTGGGTATAG GAGTCAAGATAAGCCCTTTCATGTGGAAGGCGCTTTGAACCATATCTTCACCCGGAGCTTACCCTTTGGAGGTTCACAACCCAGAATCTTCAGGATCAGACTGGGTGACCGGTGGTTTTCCTTTCCAGAACCAGAAGCACTTGTAGGAAAGTTGAACAG AGGTTTCCTAGAAGCACCTTCATGTCATCCTATCAAAACCATTAATGAGAAACTCATTGCTGAATTGGGCAAAGCTTTCCCTCTGAAGAGGCTGAAGTGTTCCTTCGCTTTGCTGCCAGAGGGAAGCCCTAGTGTTCTCACTTCCTGGAACTGTGACAGTTTATCAGCTGCCTTTTGGATTAGTCTCTGTGAAGATAACTCAAATTCTGAGTCCCTGACTAGTGGGACAACACAAGACGTGGAGGACTTCCTCGAGTTATTTTCAGAATTTAGCCTTCTCAAGGATTCTGGAAGAGACGGCAAGCAAGAAGCTCATGAAGAAATCTGTGGCCAAACCAAGGTCTGCCTTAGACCTTCTCTCCTAGTTCATGTTCAGGCTGTCATCCAAGCACCAGACTTCCTCCCGGGTTCCCTGCACGTCCTCAGCGGACCTGTCTTTCGGAAGTGCCACATCTTGCCTTTCACAATGCCGGCATTCCATGAGACTTTATTTATCCTTGGGTTTAATAAAAATCTGAAGGATAGTTATCTTCCATCACTACTGGATCACCTGAAGGGCACTCTCGATAGGCTTCTGACACAGACATTGCTGGAGGGCTCTAAGCTGAGCAGTTCAGTGGAATTTGTCTTTCAACCAAATGGGAAAGATTATATTATTAAAGTGAGGTCTcataattttggctcagattgtgccAAGGATCTGATTATTGGGTCTGTCTCTACATCTGCTACAAGCATTGTACACAAGGACcagtgttttatgtttgtgtCAGTGAACTTGGACCTACTAGCCATGCTTGTCTGGGGTATCTCTGACTGGAGGATGTTGTGGACCTTTGACCACCGTTTCCTGAAGCATTTTGTTCCTGGGAAAATAGAATCCTTTAAAAGCTATTCCCTGTATCCCCCATGCTATGTGCATGATATTAGTTTTTGGTTAGATGAGAAGAAAGGATTTGATGAAATAGAGTTTCACACAGTGGCCCGAGCAGTGTCCCAGGACACTGTCATATCCATACAATTCCTTAGTAGTTTCCAGCATCCAGAGACTCAACAGGTCAGTCTCTGCTATAGATTGACTTACCAGACATGTGACAAGGCCCTCACCCAGCAGCAGGTGGCATCAATGCAGTCCCAGTTTAGAAAGGAGATTCAGCAAAGACTACATGTAACACCTCGGTAG
- the C8H11orf1 gene encoding UPF0686 protein C11orf1 homolog isoform X2 yields MATVHCLCCSGFLQRQHLAYFLANPHYGSLINADGHAEVWTDWNDTSKFFQYGWRCTTNENAYSNCTLMGNWNQERYDLRNIVKPKPLPSQFGHYFETTYDTSYNNKMPLSTHRFKREPHWFPGHQPELDPPRYKCTEKSTYMTSYSEPQTAHHSAYLRS; encoded by the exons ATGGCTACTGTCCATTGTCTCTGCTGCTCGGGGTTTCTCCAG AGACAGCACCTTGCCTATTTCCTAGCAAACCCACACTATGGCAGCCTCATCAATGCAGATGGCCATGCTGAAGTATGGACAGATTGGAATGATACATCCAAGTTTTTCCAGTATGGATGGAGATGTACCACTAATGAGAATGCCTATTCAAACTGTACCTTGATGGGAAACTGGAACCAGGAAAGATATGACCTAAGGAATATTGTGAAGCCCAAACCCTTGCCTTCCCAG tttggacACTACTTTGAAACAACATATGATACGAGCTACAACAACAAAATGCCACTTTCAACTCATA gATTTAAGAGAGAGCCTCACTGGTTTCCAGGACATCAACCGGAACTGGATCCTCCTCGGTACAAATGCACAGAAAAGTCAACTTACATGACCAGCTACTCAGAGCCTCAAACTGCGCATCACTCTGCAT ATCTCAGAAGTTAA
- the C8H11orf1 gene encoding UPF0686 protein C11orf1 homolog isoform X4 gives MATVHCLCCSGFLQRQHLAYFLANPHYGSLINADGHAEVWTDWNDTSKFFQYGWRCTTNENAYSNCTLMGNWNQERYDLRNIVKPKPLPSQDLRESLTGFQDINRNWILLGTNAQKSQLT, from the exons ATGGCTACTGTCCATTGTCTCTGCTGCTCGGGGTTTCTCCAG AGACAGCACCTTGCCTATTTCCTAGCAAACCCACACTATGGCAGCCTCATCAATGCAGATGGCCATGCTGAAGTATGGACAGATTGGAATGATACATCCAAGTTTTTCCAGTATGGATGGAGATGTACCACTAATGAGAATGCCTATTCAAACTGTACCTTGATGGGAAACTGGAACCAGGAAAGATATGACCTAAGGAATATTGTGAAGCCCAAACCCTTGCCTTCCCAG gATTTAAGAGAGAGCCTCACTGGTTTCCAGGACATCAACCGGAACTGGATCCTCCTCGGTACAAATGCACAGAAAAGTCAACTTACATGA
- the C8H11orf1 gene encoding UPF0686 protein C11orf1 homolog isoform X1 translates to MATVHCLCCSGFLQRQHLAYFLANPHYGSLINADGHAEVWTDWNDTSKFFQYGWRCTTNENAYSNCTLMGNWNQERYDLRNIVKPKPLPSQFGHYFETTYDTSYNNKMPLSTHRFKREPHWFPGHQPELDPPRYKCTEKSTYMTSYSEPQTAHHSACMWNRSNCQFQAPRF, encoded by the exons ATGGCTACTGTCCATTGTCTCTGCTGCTCGGGGTTTCTCCAG AGACAGCACCTTGCCTATTTCCTAGCAAACCCACACTATGGCAGCCTCATCAATGCAGATGGCCATGCTGAAGTATGGACAGATTGGAATGATACATCCAAGTTTTTCCAGTATGGATGGAGATGTACCACTAATGAGAATGCCTATTCAAACTGTACCTTGATGGGAAACTGGAACCAGGAAAGATATGACCTAAGGAATATTGTGAAGCCCAAACCCTTGCCTTCCCAG tttggacACTACTTTGAAACAACATATGATACGAGCTACAACAACAAAATGCCACTTTCAACTCATA gATTTAAGAGAGAGCCTCACTGGTTTCCAGGACATCAACCGGAACTGGATCCTCCTCGGTACAAATGCACAGAAAAGTCAACTTACATGACCAGCTACTCAGAGCCTCAAACTGCGCATCACTCTGCATGTATGTGGAATCGTAGTAACTGCCAATTTCAGGCTCCACGGTTCTAA
- the C8H11orf1 gene encoding UPF0686 protein C11orf1 homolog isoform X3, translating into MATVHCLCCSGFLQRQHLAYFLANPHYGSLINADGHAEVWTDWNDTSKFFQYGWRCTTNENAYSNCTLMGNWNQERYDLRNIVKPKPLPSQFGHYFETTYDTSYNNKMPLSTHRFKREPHWFPGHQPELDPPRYKCTEKSTYMTSYSEPQTAHHSA; encoded by the exons ATGGCTACTGTCCATTGTCTCTGCTGCTCGGGGTTTCTCCAG AGACAGCACCTTGCCTATTTCCTAGCAAACCCACACTATGGCAGCCTCATCAATGCAGATGGCCATGCTGAAGTATGGACAGATTGGAATGATACATCCAAGTTTTTCCAGTATGGATGGAGATGTACCACTAATGAGAATGCCTATTCAAACTGTACCTTGATGGGAAACTGGAACCAGGAAAGATATGACCTAAGGAATATTGTGAAGCCCAAACCCTTGCCTTCCCAG tttggacACTACTTTGAAACAACATATGATACGAGCTACAACAACAAAATGCCACTTTCAACTCATA gATTTAAGAGAGAGCCTCACTGGTTTCCAGGACATCAACCGGAACTGGATCCTCCTCGGTACAAATGCACAGAAAAGTCAACTTACATGACCAGCTACTCAGAGCCTCAAACTGCGCATCACTCTGCAT ag